TGGCCGCCGAGGCGGCCGCGCCGATCAGGAGAATCGGCATGATGCCGAAACGCACGATGAGCAGGCCGCCGGCCCCGGCGCCGAGCAGGGTCATCACCAGGCCGAAGATCTTGCTGACACTGGCGATCTGCTCCTTGGTGAAGCCCTGGTCGATGTAGAAGACGTTGGCCATCACCCCCATCACGGTATCGGACAGGCGATAGGTGGCAATCAGGCTCAGCAGCAGCAGTGCCTGCCAGCGATAGCGCACGATGAAGTCGTTGATCGGCGTCAGCACCGGGGCCATGCCGCCCCAGAACAGGCTGGAAATCGACAGGCTGGTGAGCAGGGTGTAGAGCAGGGCGCGGAGGAAGGCGCGGTCTTGGTAGAGCAGTTCCTGCAGGCTCATCTGGCCTTGCAGGACCAGGTGCAGATCGCTTTCGTAGAACTGGGTGATCATCGCCGGCACGGCAATCAGCAGGATGATCAGCAGCAGCACGGACAGCAGCTGATGGAAGAAACCATACCTCGCCGCTGCCGTTTTCAGCACCGGCGCCAGCCCACCCCAGAACAGCCCGGATGCGCACACGCAGGCCAGGGTGCTGTAGAGCATGGCGCGCAGGAAGGCGCGGTCGCTGTAGAGCAGCTCCTGCATGCTGACGTCACCCAGTAGCATCGGCACCAGGTCACTCTGGTAGAACTGGATGAACATGGTCGGCACGGACACGATCAGCACGATCACCGCGCTGATCGCCAGCAACTGATGGAAGAAACCGTGTTTGGGGGGCGCCACATGGATATGTGGCGGCGCCGGTGGCTCGCGCATCCAGATGGAGGTGAGCAGGCCGGGCAGCATCAGCAGGGCGAAGACCATATAGGTGCCGGTCCAGGCACTGAACTGGTAGACCTTGGCGGTCGAGCCGAAGCCTTCGGCGAAATACAGCGCGCCGGCGGTGGCCAGCAGCGCGGCGACGCGGTAGCCGGTCATGTAGGCGGCGGCCAGCGCAGCCTGATGCTCATCGCCGAGGATTTCCAGGCGGTAGGCATCAACGGCGATGTCCTGGGTGGCCGAAGCGAAGGCGACCAGCACGGCCAGGGCGATCAGCGTCGAGAGGTGCGTTTGCGGATCGTAATGCGCCATGCCGATCAGGCCGATGGCAACCAGGCCCTGTGACAGCACCAGCCAGGAGCGGCGCCGGCCAAGCTTGCCCAACACTGGCAGGCGCCACTGGTCGAGCATCGGGGCCCAGACCCATTTGAAGGCATACGCCAGGCCGATGAGGCTGGCAAAACCGATGGTCTCGCGCGCTACGCCGGCTTCGCGCAGCCAGACCGACAGGGTCGAGAACACCAGCATGTAGGGCAGGCCGGCGGCGAAGCCCAGAAGCAGCAGCGCCAGTGTGGCGGGGTTGGCGTAGGTGGCGAGGGCTTCTCGCCAGGATTTGCGTGGCATCAGGCTCGAATCTGGGCTGGAGGGGTGGTTCGTAGGGCGCACTCTAACTGCTGTGCTCCATCGGACGCCAGCCGTGACGACGCATATCCACACGTTCGTTCAGGATGCTGATGCCCTCCGCCCGCAGGCGCGCCCGTTGTTCGGCGCCCGCCGGGCTGCCAGCGCTCAGGCTGAGACGGCCGCCTGCGGCAATGACACGATGCCAGGGCAGGGTGGTGCCATCGGGGAGTTGGCCCAGGGTACGGCCGACCCAGCGTGCGGCGCGGCCCAGGCCGGCCAACTGCGCCAGTTCGCCGTAACTGACGACCTTGCCGGCCGGCACCTGTGCCAATACCAGGTACAGCGCTTCGCGGCGTGCCTCTGCGCTTGCCGGTGGCGAGGCCGGCCATGCAGACTCTGCCGGTTTGATCCTGCCCATGGGGTGCGTCCTTATCATGCGTGTACTGATTGCCTGGTGTCTTTCAATCCTGGCTGCACCGCTCTGGGCCGATACCGTCTGGTTGAACAACGGCGATCGTCTGAGCGGCGAAATCATCCTGCTCGATGGCGGCAAGCTGGCGCTCAAGACCCGATATGCCGGCCAGGTGCTGATCGACTGGAAGGATATCGATACCCTCAGCTCCGACAAGCCCCTGCTGGTGCGGCGCAGCGGTTTCGACAACGAGCGCAGCGAAAGGTTGGCCGCCGCCGGCGCGGGCATGGTTCGCGTGCAGGGTGAGCGCGAGTACACCTTGCCGCTGGCGCAGATCAAGCGCCTGGTGCCGCCACGGCCGTTGCTGGAGGATCGCCTCTGGGAGGGCAACCTTGATGCCAAACTGGATATGAAGCGCAACGAGAACGATGTCGACGAGTGGAAGCTCAAGGGCAATACCCGCGTCGAGCATGGTCGTTGGCGCCATCTGCTCAGCGGCGAACTGGAGCGTGAAATCAAGAATGATCGCAAGGTCGAAGACAACTGGGAGCTGGAATACGACCTCGACCGCTTTCTGACCGAGCATTGGTTCTGGCGTGCGGGCGTGCAGCAGGGCGAGGATGAATTCGAGATCGTCGACCGTCAGCGTATCGTCGGCACCGGCCCCGGTTATCGCTTCTGGGATGACGAACTGGGTCGCTTCGACTTGATCGGGCAGTTCAATCGTGTACGCCTGGAGTCGGACGTCGCCGACCTGGCCTTCAATACCACGTCGCTGGAGCTCGATTACAAGCGCCTGCTATGGGGCACGCGGTTGGAGTTCTACGCCAACGCCGAGCTGCAGATCCCGCATATCGCTGAAATCGACTACGTGCTCGACAGTGAGATGGGCCTGCGCTACCGCCTCAACCAGTGGGCGCGGCTGTCGCTGCTCTATGAGCTCAATCAACTGGCGGCCCAGGGTCAGAGGGTTTCTGACCGACATTACCTGATCGGTGTCGGCATCGGTTGGTGAGCCTGCAAGGCCAATGATGCAGCAGGCAGCAGCGTCCTGCGCAGGGTTGGCCGACCAAATACGCTGAACTCTGCGGCAGGCTGTCGGTCAGCTCTTGCTCAAGTGTCGGGCTTGCGGATAATGCCCGGCTTTTTCGCCCATCAGAGCCTTACTGACCTGCCATGTCGCGTCCATCATCCTTCTCGCTGCTTGGTCTGAGCCTTGCCCTGCTCAGCTCCGCCACGTTTGCCGACACCGTCTGGCTGACCAACGGTGACCGCCTGACCGGCACCATTCGTTTCTTCGACGGCAGCAAACTGCTGCTGGAAACCGACTACGGCGGCTCCATTCCGCTGAGCTGGAAGAAAATCGCCACCCTGCAAAGCGACCATGAGCTGCTGGTCAAACTTGGCCCTGTGGATGGCGAGCGTGCCAAATCGCTGCTGGCCGCCGAGCCGGGCAAGGTGACACTGGCCAATGGTGACTCGCCGAAAACCATCGAGCTGGCGCAGATCGAGCAGATCATGAAGCCCAAGCCGCTGGTCGAGGACTTCACCTGGAAGGGCAATGTCGACCTCGGTCTGGACTACAAGCGCGGTGAGCGCGACTCCGACGACTACGATGTCGGCATCAAGACCCAGGCCCGTCATGGCCTGTGGCGGCATAACGCGCTGGCTGATTACAACCGCGAGCTGAAAAACGACGTCGTCAGTACCGACAACTGGAGCGCCGAATATGCCCTTGACCGTTTCCTCACCGAGAAATGGTTCTGGCAGGGGCGCTTCGAGTACAAGCGCGACCGTATCGAAGAAGTCGAGCGTCAGCGCACCCTGGGTACCGGTCCGGGTTACCAGTTCTGGGATGACGAGCTGGGGTCGTTCTCCCTCGCCACCCTGGCCAACCGCAGTGACTACTTGTACAGCAACGGCGAACAGGACCGTTTCTATGCCATGAGCGTGAAGTGGGACTACAACCGCTATCTGATCGGCAAGACCGTCGAGCTGTTCAGCGTCGGTGAAGTGGGGCGCCCGCTCAGCAGCGCCGCCGACTACAGCCTGGATGCCGAGATCGGCCTGCGCTACAAGGTCACCGACTGGGCGTCGTTGAACATGAAGGCCGAGAAGGACATGGTCAGCGGTGCCGAAGGGGATCTGGACGAAACCCGCTACACCCTTGGCTTTGGTGTCGGCTGGTAACGTTCGCCAGCGTCAAGAAAAAGCCCGCGAATCAATCGCGGGCTTTTTCTTGGGCGAGAGAATCAGGCCTCTTGCCCGTCCTTTTTCTTCCAGCCGGCGCCGCCTGGCAGTACCAGGTTGAGCAGCAGGGCGCTGATGGCGCACAGGGAAATGCCCGACAGGGCAAATTCCTTGCCGCCAATCACCATGCCGCCGATACCGAACACCAGGGTCACCGAGACGATGATCAGGTTGCGCGCTTCGGACAGGTCGACCTGATGACGAATCAGGGTGTTGAGACCGACCACGGCGATGGAGCCGAACAGCAGGCAGAGAATGCCGCCCATCACCGGCACCGGGATGCTCTGCAGGGCCACGCCGAACTTGCCGATAAAGGCCAGGGCAATGGCGAATACCGCCGCCCAGGTCATGATCTTCGGGTTGTAGCTCTTGGTCAGCATTACCGCGCCGGTCACTTCGGCGTAGGTGGTGTTGGGCGGGCCACCGAACAGGCCGGCTGCCGAGGTGGCCAGGCCGTCGCCGAGCAGGGTGCGGTGCAGGCCCGGCTGTTTGACGAAGTTCTTGCCGGTCACGTTGCCAATCGCCACCACGCCGCCGATGTGCTCGATAGCGGGCGCCAGGGCGACCGGCACCATGTACAGAATGGCGCCCCAGTGCAGCTCGGGGGCGATGAAGTTGGGCATGGCGATCCAGGCCGCCTGGCTGACGGCGCTGCTGTCGATCACACCGAGTACGGCGGCGATGGCGCAGCCAACGGCGATACCGGCAAGAATCGGCACCAGGCGGAAGATCCCACGCCCCAGCACGGCCACCAGCAGGGTGGTGATCAGCGCCGGCATCGAAATCATCATCGCGGTGCTGTACGGCACCAGTTCGACGCTGCCGTCACCAGCCTTGCCCATGGCCATGTTCACCGCGACCGGTGACAGCGCCAGGCCGATGGAGATGATCACCGGGGCGATCACCACCGGTGGCAGCAAGCGGTCGATGAAGCTCGGGCCGCGCAGCTTCACCAGCGCCGACAGCAGGATGTAGACCAGGCCGGCCGCAATCACGCCACCCATGACCGCAGGCAGGCCGAACTCGCCCTTGGCTGCCAGAATCGGCGCGATGAAGGCGAAGCTGGAGGCCAGAAACACCGGCACCTGGCGCTTTGTTACCAACTGGAACAGCAGGGTGCCGATACCGGCGGTGAACAGCGCGACGTTAGGGTCCATGCCGGTGATCAGCGGCATCAGCACCAGGGCGCCGAAGGCCACGAACAGCATCTGTGCGCCGGAAATGCCCTGGCGCCACAGCGGATCGTTGAATTCCGTTTGCGACATGTCAGGCGTCCTTCTGCTTGGTGCCGAAGATCTTGTCGCCAGCATCACCCAGGCCCGGAATGATGTAACCGTGTTCGTTCAGACGCTGATCGATGGAGGCGGTGAAGATGGTCACGTCCGGGTGCGCCTGCTCGACCGCCTTGATGCCCTCGGGGGCAGCGACCAGCACCATGGCACGAATGTCCTTGCAGCCGGCCTTCTTCAGCAGGTCGATAGTGGCGACCATCGAGCCGCCGGTGGCCAGCATCGGGTCGATGATCAGCGCCAGGCGCGAGTCGATTTCCGGGGCGAGCTTCTCCAGATAGGTGTGCGCTTCGAGGGTCTCCTCGTTGCGCGCCACGCCCACGGCGCTGACCTTGGCGCCCGGGATCAGGCTGAGCACGCCGTCGAGCATGCCGATGCCGGCGCGCAGGATGGGCACCACGGTGATCTTCTTGCCGGCAATCTTCTCCACCTGTACGGTGCCCGCCCAGCCTTCGATGTCGTAGGCTTCCAGGGGCAGGTCGTTGGTGGCCTCATACGTCAGCAGGGCGCCCACTTCCTGGGCCAGCTCACGGAAATTCTTGGTGCTGATATCGGCGCGGCGCATCAGGCCGATCTTGTGACGGATCAGCGGGTGGCGGATCTCGCGAGTGGGCATGGGCTGGGATCTCCAACGGGGCTCTGGGAAAAAAATCGCGTTAGATTAAAGCATTGCTCATGCCAAGTGGTGAGTGACTGATTAGTCACGATGTCCCGCGCTGCGCATCGGCTACGCTGGTCAGTCGACACTTGGCAAGCGTTGCCGGGGTCTGTACCTTTGCCCGCTTTTATTTGACGGCTCGATCAGCTTTGAAGCTGTCTGCGCCATTCATCAGCCCGATCAAGAGAGAGCACCATCATGTCCTCCGATCTCGTGCACATTCGCCAAGTCATGGCGGAAGCCGACTGCCTGTTCACCGAAGCTGAGGTGGAAGCGGCCATCGATCGGGTGGCCAGCCAGATCAATGCCGAACTGGCCGAGTGCAATCCGGTGGTGTTCTGCGTGATGAATGGCGGCCTGATCTTTTCCGGCAAGCTGCTGACCAAGCTGAATTTCCCACTGGAAGCCTCCTACCTGCATGCCACCCGCTACCGCAATGAAACCAGTGGTGGCGAGCTATTCTGGAAGGCCAAGCCGGAAGTGTCTTTCATCGACCGCGACGTGCTGATCATCGATGACATCCTCGATGAGGGTCATACCCTCGGTGCGATCATCGATTTCTGCCACCATGCTGGCGCGCGTGCCGTGCACACCGCCGTGCTGATCGACAAGAAGCACGAGCGCAAGGCGCGCCCGGACCTGAAGGCCAACTACGTGGGCTTGTCGTGCATCGACCGGTACATCTTCGGTTACGGCATGGACTACAAAGGCTACTGGCGCAACGCCGCCGGCATCTACGCGGTCAAGGGGCTGTAAGCCGGATGCCAGATTCACACACCTGCTGTTCGTAGGAGCCCCGCCTCGGGGCGAAGCGGTTGATGTCAGCGGCGCCCAGATTCGCGGCGGGGCGCCGCTCCTACATGGCGACGCCGATCCAACAGTCGACGCCTGGCGTGTAGCCGGATGAAAAAGGTCTACGGCCTCAGTATGTAGCCCGGATGAAATCCGGGTTCGCTTTCGTCGCTGTGCCGGGGTGTTATCCGGGCTAAGGCCTCAGGCCTCTCCCAGCCAGCGCAATGCCTTTTCCCGCGCGTGCGGCAGATCCCGCGCATAAGCCAGTTCGCCCTCGCGGCTGCGCACGCCGGCGCGCCGTAGTTGCAGGCGTACCTGCGCCGTCGGCCCGCTCAGAATCAGCGCCACGCCCTGCTGGCGATAGTCACGCAGCACATTGTCCAGCGCGGCGATGGCGGTCATGTCCAGCAGTGGTACGGCGCCAATGTCGACGATCACCACGCGCACGCCCGGCGTGAAGCGGCGCAGCACACTCAGCGCCTTTTCCGCTGCGCCGAAAAACAGTGGGCCGCGAATCGCATACGCCAGCACCTGCTCGGGCAGGTTGCGCAGGGCTTCCCGCTGTTGCCGGTTCAGTGTGGCGGTATCGGTCAGCTCGCTCATGCGTTTGATGAACAGTCCTGCCGCCAGCAGCAGGCCGACGCCTACCGCCAGTACCATGTCGAACAATACGGTCAGCACCAGGCAGGTCAGCAGCACCAGCACATCGCTGCGCGGAGCGATACGCAGGGTGTGAGCGACGTGGTGGGCTTCGCTCATGTTCCACGCCACCATCAGCAGCAGCGCTGCCAGTGCGGCCATGGGCAGATAACTGAACAGCGGCGCGAGCAGCAGAATCGCTGCCAGCACCACGCCTGCATGAACCAGTGCGGCCACTGGCGAAAACGCGCCAGCGCGCACGTTGGCGGCGGTACGGGCAATGGCTGCAGTCGCGGTGATGCCGCCAAAGAACGGCGCAGCCAGGTTGCCCAGACCCTGGCCGATCAATTCGGCGTTGGGGTCATGCTTGCTGCCAGTCATGCCGTCGGCGACTACCGCGCAGAGCAGTGATTCGATGGCGCCGAGCATGGCGATGGCAAAGGCCGGGGCCAGCAGTTGACGGATCAGTTCGAATGACAGCGTCAGCGGCTGGCCGTCAGCGCCCGGCAGGTTCCAGGGTAACGCCAGGCTCGGCAGGAAGGGCGGAATGCCGGGGTACTCGATGCCATCGAGTTGATAACTGAAGCGCTCGCCCAGTGTCGCCACGGGCAGGCTCAGGCGCTCCAGAAGCAGTGCCAGCAATGCACCGACGGCCAGGGCGACCAGGTGTGCGGGAATCTTTGGCGCCAGGCGTGGCCAGATCAGCAGCGTGGCCAGGCATACGGCGCCGACCAGGCTGTCGCCCGGCTGCAGGCTGGGCAGGGCGCGAACCAGCAGGTTCAGTTGCTCCAGCAAGTGTTGCGGTGCGCTGGCCAGGTGCAGGCCGAGCAGGTCCTTGATCTGCAGAACGGCGATAACGATACCGATGCCCGCGGTAAAGCCCAGCGTCACCGGATAGGGCACGAACTCGATCAGGCGTCCGGCGCGTAGCAGTCCCATGGCGATCAGGATCACGCCAGCCATCAGCGTGCACAGCAGCAGCCCGCCAAGGCCATATTGCTGGGTGATCGGCAGCAGAATCACCACGAAGGCAGCGGTGGGGCCGGAAATATTGAAGCGTGAGCCACCGCACAGCGCGATCAGCGGTGCGGCGATCAGCACGGTATAGAGGCCGTGCTGCGGCGCCACGCCTACGGCGATGGCCAGCGCCATGGCCAGTGGAATGGCAATGATACCCACCGTCAGGCCGGCGCTCAGATCCCCGCGCAGGGCCTTCCAGGAGTAACCTGCGCGCCGTGTCTGGCGCCAGGCGGCGAACAGCGGTAACGATGGACGTGACATGCTGGCTCCCCAATGGCTTGACGCATTATAGGGGCCGGTTTGCACCGCGCGGCATGACCTAGGTCGGCTGTTGTGTCGATTGTGCGCATGTTAGCCTGCCGGGCTGCGCGTTGAGCCGCGCGCGGCCCGGCGTTACACTGCCGGCCCTCTGTAATGCTGGCGGGAGCGGGCGATGCGTAAAGACAA
This region of Pseudomonas wenzhouensis genomic DNA includes:
- the dauA gene encoding C4-dicarboxylic acid transporter DauA, giving the protein MSRPSLPLFAAWRQTRRAGYSWKALRGDLSAGLTVGIIAIPLAMALAIAVGVAPQHGLYTVLIAAPLIALCGGSRFNISGPTAAFVVILLPITQQYGLGGLLLCTLMAGVILIAMGLLRAGRLIEFVPYPVTLGFTAGIGIVIAVLQIKDLLGLHLASAPQHLLEQLNLLVRALPSLQPGDSLVGAVCLATLLIWPRLAPKIPAHLVALAVGALLALLLERLSLPVATLGERFSYQLDGIEYPGIPPFLPSLALPWNLPGADGQPLTLSFELIRQLLAPAFAIAMLGAIESLLCAVVADGMTGSKHDPNAELIGQGLGNLAAPFFGGITATAAIARTAANVRAGAFSPVAALVHAGVVLAAILLLAPLFSYLPMAALAALLLMVAWNMSEAHHVAHTLRIAPRSDVLVLLTCLVLTVLFDMVLAVGVGLLLAAGLFIKRMSELTDTATLNRQQREALRNLPEQVLAYAIRGPLFFGAAEKALSVLRRFTPGVRVVIVDIGAVPLLDMTAIAALDNVLRDYRQQGVALILSGPTAQVRLQLRRAGVRSREGELAYARDLPHAREKALRWLGEA
- a CDS encoding uracil-xanthine permease family protein, which produces MSQTEFNDPLWRQGISGAQMLFVAFGALVLMPLITGMDPNVALFTAGIGTLLFQLVTKRQVPVFLASSFAFIAPILAAKGEFGLPAVMGGVIAAGLVYILLSALVKLRGPSFIDRLLPPVVIAPVIISIGLALSPVAVNMAMGKAGDGSVELVPYSTAMMISMPALITTLLVAVLGRGIFRLVPILAGIAVGCAIAAVLGVIDSSAVSQAAWIAMPNFIAPELHWGAILYMVPVALAPAIEHIGGVVAIGNVTGKNFVKQPGLHRTLLGDGLATSAAGLFGGPPNTTYAEVTGAVMLTKSYNPKIMTWAAVFAIALAFIGKFGVALQSIPVPVMGGILCLLFGSIAVVGLNTLIRHQVDLSEARNLIIVSVTLVFGIGGMVIGGKEFALSGISLCAISALLLNLVLPGGAGWKKKDGQEA
- a CDS encoding AmpG family muropeptide MFS transporter; translation: MPRKSWREALATYANPATLALLLLGFAAGLPYMLVFSTLSVWLREAGVARETIGFASLIGLAYAFKWVWAPMLDQWRLPVLGKLGRRRSWLVLSQGLVAIGLIGMAHYDPQTHLSTLIALAVLVAFASATQDIAVDAYRLEILGDEHQAALAAAYMTGYRVAALLATAGALYFAEGFGSTAKVYQFSAWTGTYMVFALLMLPGLLTSIWMREPPAPPHIHVAPPKHGFFHQLLAISAVIVLIVSVPTMFIQFYQSDLVPMLLGDVSMQELLYSDRAFLRAMLYSTLACVCASGLFWGGLAPVLKTAAARYGFFHQLLSVLLLIILLIAVPAMITQFYESDLHLVLQGQMSLQELLYQDRAFLRALLYTLLTSLSISSLFWGGMAPVLTPINDFIVRYRWQALLLLSLIATYRLSDTVMGVMANVFYIDQGFTKEQIASVSKIFGLVMTLLGAGAGGLLIVRFGIMPILLIGAAASAATNLMFMLLVGMGPHLNMLVVTISCDNFSAGLATSAFVAYLSSLTNLKFSATQYALLSSIMLLLPRLIGGYSGVMVESLGYAHFFLATALMGIPTLLLITLQWRRDKRLPAPQEAPPAAEKA
- a CDS encoding MGMT family protein, which produces MGRIKPAESAWPASPPASAEARREALYLVLAQVPAGKVVSYGELAQLAGLGRAARWVGRTLGQLPDGTTLPWHRVIAAGGRLSLSAGSPAGAEQRARLRAEGISILNERVDMRRHGWRPMEHSS
- a CDS encoding hypoxanthine-guanine phosphoribosyltransferase; its protein translation is MSSDLVHIRQVMAEADCLFTEAEVEAAIDRVASQINAELAECNPVVFCVMNGGLIFSGKLLTKLNFPLEASYLHATRYRNETSGGELFWKAKPEVSFIDRDVLIIDDILDEGHTLGAIIDFCHHAGARAVHTAVLIDKKHERKARPDLKANYVGLSCIDRYIFGYGMDYKGYWRNAAGIYAVKGL
- a CDS encoding DUF481 domain-containing protein; its protein translation is MRVLIAWCLSILAAPLWADTVWLNNGDRLSGEIILLDGGKLALKTRYAGQVLIDWKDIDTLSSDKPLLVRRSGFDNERSERLAAAGAGMVRVQGEREYTLPLAQIKRLVPPRPLLEDRLWEGNLDAKLDMKRNENDVDEWKLKGNTRVEHGRWRHLLSGELEREIKNDRKVEDNWELEYDLDRFLTEHWFWRAGVQQGEDEFEIVDRQRIVGTGPGYRFWDDELGRFDLIGQFNRVRLESDVADLAFNTTSLELDYKRLLWGTRLEFYANAELQIPHIAEIDYVLDSEMGLRYRLNQWARLSLLYELNQLAAQGQRVSDRHYLIGVGIGW
- the upp gene encoding uracil phosphoribosyltransferase, with product MPTREIRHPLIRHKIGLMRRADISTKNFRELAQEVGALLTYEATNDLPLEAYDIEGWAGTVQVEKIAGKKITVVPILRAGIGMLDGVLSLIPGAKVSAVGVARNEETLEAHTYLEKLAPEIDSRLALIIDPMLATGGSMVATIDLLKKAGCKDIRAMVLVAAPEGIKAVEQAHPDVTIFTASIDQRLNEHGYIIPGLGDAGDKIFGTKQKDA
- a CDS encoding DUF481 domain-containing protein, which gives rise to MSRPSSFSLLGLSLALLSSATFADTVWLTNGDRLTGTIRFFDGSKLLLETDYGGSIPLSWKKIATLQSDHELLVKLGPVDGERAKSLLAAEPGKVTLANGDSPKTIELAQIEQIMKPKPLVEDFTWKGNVDLGLDYKRGERDSDDYDVGIKTQARHGLWRHNALADYNRELKNDVVSTDNWSAEYALDRFLTEKWFWQGRFEYKRDRIEEVERQRTLGTGPGYQFWDDELGSFSLATLANRSDYLYSNGEQDRFYAMSVKWDYNRYLIGKTVELFSVGEVGRPLSSAADYSLDAEIGLRYKVTDWASLNMKAEKDMVSGAEGDLDETRYTLGFGVGW